The Bactrocera dorsalis isolate Fly_Bdor unplaced genomic scaffold, ASM2337382v1 BdCtg364, whole genome shotgun sequence genome segment ATCAAGTCGTATCAATACTACCCATAATCCTGtacataaaatttgcttaaaaaaaataaaaaattacattaaagatattttaatctatatatataaaataaagttgttgttagttacaccatttataactcaagaacggctgaaccgatttggctggaAATTGGTGGGGAGCtggcttagaaccagggtaaggacataggaaaccttttatctctttatgtcaaaatttaatacaactcataaatacaaacattatatttcaaatcattagcatttgttcaaaattcatgtttgtaggaatcatttgaatatatgcgtacaattttaaacagacttcctcaaaaataatacaattgctaatagtaggggagcccggagtgctaaatttgcagttactggagcgtcatggagacttactagattgtcaagataacgtttaaataaaaagaaagtctaggtgaagttttccattttagtggggagaagagcgggaaattggtgtcaaaaatgtaaaaaaaaacagtcacatgaaaatactcaagcgcgtcagtcatttatggtatatacgcgcattgtatttctgatagtcgatatatattaatctgacaatcaagtcagggttgaaggccgtaatgacaggttaaaaaaaaaaaaaataagttactcgagcgcgtcagattttctaagcgaatgttaatgaacctctaaaaagtgtaccatttactattctgacaatttcgacgtggacaacagtcatttattgattttaaaacttgtaaaaaaaaaggtgaccttgagatactcgagcgcgtcagatttttatacagtgggatgaacttgatgtcagagtcttcccaaaagataatctgacaattatatagaggcatatTGTTAATttgacgatttaaaagtggaagaactctgtttggttcttgtttttgttacaggatgtaataaaaacagtgtatacataagtatgtatatgtatacaatattatatgtattatgtatattgtatacatatacatatgtatatgtatagaaaatttaataatttattaatatgaaaatagatctaaatattaataaaaaaaaatttagagtttgtggaataaacttttttttcatacgtttcttcgccacagtaaacacatttgacactaacgtcactcatttttacaatggatgtaaaactgatcgctgtaaacgaacgaaacaaacaaaagtgtcaagcgtttactaacaacaaccacgctatggtgattagtacgcttgaccttttatcgacgattttacctgtatcgccccacggaaattgtcagattatatgattttcgtgattctgacagaattacctttaaaatgaaaaaaaaaaatctatcgcgctcgagtatttcaaggtgacgtttttttttacagatttgtcaccctgctatttctctaagccaccctcaaactgtcagaatattgaaatatacactcgtcttcatgcatttaacatACCATCTCTTAATATGACGCGCTCAAGTTAcccgaaggatcgatttttttctctaatctgaaaaaagtcctttggggctgaaaggggtTAAACTgccggacatgattccggtcgaactactcaaccgatttgcttaatttgtttttaaatgtttgcaAATTGGTTGGCTCTCGTCCCTACTATTTAGAttcataatttattgacaatgctatgacaaaatttatttaaaaaaaatttttcatgattctaatacggacgataaccattcacgtactttttaagaataaattgggtttctgtgtttcagatgatccaaacaagAAAAATCATGTACGCCAGTGAAACGCATCCCATTAACCCAGCAATTTCTCTCACAGATGTcatcaaatatttccaaaaaaatttgtttatgcactccacgatatacctcatgatatgtgaaaaaagtttttgatagAATAAAAacttctatgaaaaaaaaatttcaaaaaacaggccagattaccctactgaccccttaaaaaaactcacgaaaatcgcctaatttttcatgcgctACACTGATTAACCCCttaaaggctattccggaaattgacttcgACAACTGTTTCCTAGATCGAAAAAAacattggcacaagtgtatttggGACCaggggggattactttgaagaggacgacgtagattttgaagaataaattaagaattttaaatgtaTGAACAAAggcttactattttttgctcatagtagtaaatatcaataatttgaaaatatttttaaaacttaggCATTCCTTATTTGTATATTGTAGAAATGCTTAACAAAATCTTTCAACTCGCTTCAcctttgttaattttaatttacataactTTTAGCGTGTCTTAAAAATCGTTTGAATTTGAGTTTTATATGCATTATAAAGTCAATTTTTCACAACTTATCTGAAGAACCAATCAATATTTAATACAACCTACCAAAAACTAATAACCcgaattaattatattatagaaCATTTACATAATTATCTTATTTAAATCACAAATTCAGAATAAAGCTTTTAGCTAAAGCTAGAGGTGACAAGGCATGTGTCTtattcttaaaattaatatattagcaGTGAACAAAATCCCCAAAAAGAAATTTAcgtgcaaaaaaatttataatcttTTGATAGTAAAGGATCtttaaaatatgaaacatttcaacatcattttaatatcttatttCAGCGCCACAAATCCATGCAACCAGACTCAGAATGCAATAAACGCATTCGACTGAGACAGGGTACACCTAAAGACTCTACACCAAAGACTGTAACGGTTACCAAAACACCTTCGGCTATAAATAATACACCCAAATCTAGTAGAAAACAGGTAAATGCAGTTTATTCATGAAAGCTAAGTAGTAAATCCATAAACTTTccattgtttattattatttaatgttgtttttgtttgtttacgtCATAATTCAACAGAGTGATATAAGTCAATACTTCAGAAAGTTAACCAATGCTAACAGCACACCTATGACTGATAACAATAGTTTGCCTGGGTCAACAATATCGATAACGAAAGCTGATATTCCTGAGTCACCTGCTACCCAACTATTAAATAGGTAAGTTTTATTGCTATAACTTGTATATACAAAGtactttccaaagtaaacagggctttaaaaaaaacaggacaaatggttttttcggcaaaatttattttattaaaatcagtcTCCTTCTGCTActacggtccaaaagcatgtcgaacgagtgttttagctcgttggccggtatggccgccagtatgccggtgcaagccttttgaatggcctctacgtcagaataacgctttcctttcatgtgcaaatgcattttaccgaaaaggaagaagtcgcacggtgccatatcggAACAAACCGTAAGCCCAaagttttggagatgttcaacgtgttgatcgtcatttatgtcctcacgacaactttgaaaacgttgaaaccactcgtgcactctgctataTGGATAGGGAATCATCGccgtaaacttgtttcatcaattgaaacatttcggtaaaagttttaccaattttaaaacaaaatttaatgttggctctttgttcgaagctcatactgacacttaaaacgcaataacttcacttccaatcgattaAATGTCATAACTTGACAATTGATAAAGATATCAGATTCTAAGgtaccagtcgacatatagatggcgccaccaggggacgccaaattcaaaaagtcctgctTACTTTGGGAAGCACCTTGAACTtaatgtacgaggtgtgttaaaaaataacggacattttttctttttctaaaaaaaaatatttattcatttggcTACATTAATGATGTCGATTTCACAATGGTTGCCATTCTATTATACATTATGCCCTTATGTATGCCAGCGTTTCTTTCAATTATCGAAACTCTTCTCAAACTCGATATAAGCGATAAGCCTTACCTCTTTCAGTGATGCATGTTTAATGTCATCTACGCTTGTAAGGAAACGGACCTTTAAAATTCtctatattttttggaaataggAAAAAGTAACATGGAACCATGTCTGGCGAATATGGAGGGTGACGCATGATTACAGAACAAAACATTCAGTGAATTCTTCTTATTTGCTGGCGTAAACATCGCTTACGAGGTTATAGCCGGGTTAATAACAGCTCGCCAGtcgtttattatttttgctatgtggcgccaattgggaATTCCttgcgaagccaggtccttctccacctggtctttctgggtactgcgtcgaaaactttcagagctggagtgttttcgtccattcggacgatatggagaaagcagaactaccAGCGCgtttgttgaggccaatgatatcgatgtcatcagcgtacgccaagagttgtacacttttatagaagatagtaccttccctatttagttctgcagctcgaattattttcttcaagagcggattgaagaagtcacacgaaagaagcacgctccttatcagtttttcgctgctgtgtttaaatagctcggccggcaatgttccctccataattttagtatgctctggtcatcggtaactagatcacctctgggagttctacaagagtatgccccggtcttgaaatcttctATTAGTcgtcgcatcttttcgtagactAAGCAGTGAATACAGCTGGAATTTTTATTGTACTTCAAAAGCATGTGTATcgacataaaactttttttataattgagcTGTCAAAAcccgcaaaattttaattttaaaattcccaATTTCTTTCCAAACCATTTTTGCTATATTTAAACtcataaaaagtttttctatgCTCTAAGGCAAGGTGGGCGTTAAAGTTATATTaaactttattgaaaaaaaaagcaaaataaataagtacCCGATATTAAGGAATAGGACGAATTCAACTTATTCTCAATGTCATGTCAAATTTTAAGATGTTTTATGTTTTCACTCGCAATTAAACATCTCGGTTATGgagcaaaatataataatgaagcTAAGTGTGCCTACTACCTAtaatataagtttattaaaatttaaatgccAATTATTAATGTAACCATTTAATTTCCaacatattgtatttaaaaatgtaaacaaaattttacttaatgCAAACCTTTTTGGcgagaatttaaaaatcatgaGTTATCTGAAAACCTactaaaataaacatatgtaatacCTGTATTTAACAGCTTACTTAATAATAACTGTTTTAAGAACGATGAACAACCATTTCGAAATAATAGGGATTTTGAAGGAGTGTTTTCAATCTAGATATTgtaccatatatatatttttatcaaaaacatataaaaagctttgaaataaaaaatataaataattcatttcatttcatttttttcagaatTGAGAGCAACTCATTTACACCACTTCAACCGAGAAAGTGTCAAAGTGCAGCCAACTCAACAACTTTAGAAGTTGTTATGTCTTTAAAGCCATCTAAAAGTGGTGATGTATTAGAGCAGACTATAGTATCAGCTGAATCAGGGAAAAACGTAGAATTTACTCCTACTGAGCCGAGGTAcgctaaaaaaaaagttgttcctTCGGCGTCTCCAAGAAAACGTATTCCTCACCGACGTACCAGTGTTCAGATGCCTGTAACGCAAAGTTCAAGTGCTAATTCGCTACAGTTGACTGAGACTGATACGTCCGGACGTGTTACGCGACGTCGAAGCTCAATACATACCGCAGTTAACATGAGCTTAAGTAGAATAGATCCAAATACACCTGTTTCAAAATCGGATGTCAATTACTCAACATTTAGTCCAATACACGAAGAGAATAGAGAAGGCACGACTACGTCAAATGCTAATAAAGCAGCTAATCAGCAAAGTCCACGTGGCGAGAAAACTCGACAAAAAGGACGACGCACAACATTTTCTTATAAAACCCCCGAAATCTCACcccaaaagaaaacgaaaacgcCGAGTCGACGCACACTATATACACCAAAACCCATAGAGGAATCCATATCTCaattggaaatattaaaaacaaacgaTTCATCAAAAGTACTAGACGAAAGCTTATTACGATTTGCTCTAACGCCAACAACTCTATTAAACAGCAAAAGTAGCTCACaagaaaatctaaataaaaCCGATCCCGAGGTGGGTTCATTACTGGAAGATCATTCATCTACTATGGTGTTTAGCTCTACGCGACTACCTAGCACCAATCGAAGACGTACGCTATTCGACGTTTCTATGGACATAATACAACAACGCCTTCACAATATAAATAATTCTGCAAGACGATCAGTAGCAAAAGAGTTAACTTACCATGATCAAAGTCCAAATGTGGTTTCATCTAAAATTAATATAGATTCGGCAGTAGCAAAGGACACAAGTAAGGGTAATCGCGAAAGCTATTCACAAATTACTCCAATAGCACCTACCCTTGAAAGTACAATTCCAACGCCCAAGACTGTTACAAAACGCAAATTATTTGTGCCAAATGATACTTCACTGATTTTATCTGCCAACCCCTCAGGATCAGTTAAGAAGAGCCCAAATGAAGCACGCGAAAAGCGTAGGCGAACCATGACAGCACAACCGAAAGAAAAGCGAGTAATGACAAAATCCCGAAACAATATCGCCGCTAATACAAAGTCACGATCAGAAGTTATTATCCCACCTTTGTCGACAGCACTGATGTCGAATTTAACCAAAAGTGTCGCGCAGTCAGTGCCTATGTTAAGGAATAAATTAGACGATAGTGAAAGTGGAGAAACATTGAAGATGTCGTCTACATCCCTACCTGCGACAGCGGTAAACACCAAAATAAGTGGATCGAGTACTACATTAAATGCGACCAGCGCTGCGAATGTACCAGTATCACAAGCATTTATTTTGAAGAACGATGCCCATGTGATGACGGCTGCACCGCTACCAAAATTAAAAGGGTCTTTTATGAGCATAATTTCAAGTAATACATCTGATACCACAGTCaagcaacaattgcaacaagATATGGGAGTAGATGAAAACATCGCAATAAATACTCCGTCCATTACCACGGTATTATCACAAGCTTCTACTGCGCCGTCTATAGCTACTGAAAATCCGAAAATTCCATCTACATTGGACTCAACTCTTCTCCCAACGAATCAAACAGCACCAAAAGttgttaaaaaatcacaaatgaGTGAAACACCAGACAAAGCGAAGGATGCAGTTGAAGTTGGGGCGTCCGGTTGTGCGCT includes the following:
- the LOC105233053 gene encoding microcephalin (The sequence of the model RefSeq protein was modified relative to this genomic sequence to represent the inferred CDS: added 1086 bases not found in genome assembly), with the protein product MDKFVTRMPSWQTVTYTSTLNRSRKEPQDKNKVKKKPLCESQLQKIGIDLNPSLQNNRRLSIRDEHLLKIFASKPDQPLMPSKENSALSSSSHCSFERFNDIAHPTVDNNQLLFVEKHNLRELSDYVSSSNAMPQREKLLISQSPPVTFNEVIYEDIENNPVQITAGSPNSNIEHITNTEINTNNTKETSKQTTFSKNPQMARIQRDLNSPSASLRVRAIRALKNPVNDGYTNFDIPHEEQNIISLDEYHPPPPPSIEELMRDIIVYVEVRTGEDNRSEGVKKVISQLGARVNDKLLRGTTHVIFKDGLLSTYKKAKNWNIPVVSILWVEACKKKRMICDPNEFPISNIDRYENPELYEKMKRHKSMQPDSECNKRIRLRQGTPKDSTPKTVTVTKTPSAINNTPKSSRKQSDISQYFRKLTNANSTPMTDNNSLPGSTISITKADIPESPATQLLNRIESNSFTPLQPRKCQSAANSTTLEVVMSLKPSKSGDVLEQTIVSAESGKNVEFTPTEPRYAKKKVVPSASPRKRIPHRRTSVQMPVTQSSSANSLQLTETDTSGRVTRRRSSIHTAVNMSLSRIDPNTPVSKSDVNYSTFSPIHEENREGTTTSNANKAANQQSPRGEKTRQKGRRTTFSYKTPEISPQKKTKTPSRRTLYTPKPIEESISQLEILKTNDSSKVLDESLLRFALTPTTLLNSKSSSQENLNKTDPEVGSLLEDHSSTMVFSSTRLPSTNRRRTLFDVSMDIIQQRLHNINNSARRSVAKELTYHDQSPNVVSSKINIDSAVAKDTSKGNRESYSQITPIAPTLESTIPTPKTVTKRKLFVPNDTSLILSANPSGSVKKSPNEAREKRRRTMTAQPKEKRVMTKSRNNIAANTKSRSEVIIPPLSTALMSNLTKSVAQSVPMLRNKLDDSESGETLKMSSTSLPATAVNTKISGSSTTLNATSAANVPVSQAFILKNDAHVMTAAPLPKLKGSFMSIISSNTSDTTVKQQLQQDMGVDENIAINTPSITTVLSQASTAPSIATENPKIPSTLDSTLLPTNQTAPKVVKKSQMSETPDKAKDAVEVGASGCALISKNAPGGNKKWPYIVCTNMHREQIKVMREAIAELGGLQLNHCVNDDTTHVVSYEPRRTLNLLRGLIRGLWILDYKWVLDSLKAGCWLNEEEYELRVFSRAIEICRTERQAFGNTYKCELFADLGTFYISSRCGPISKENLKELIELCGGKVVDHRKRAKYILGDPHKTLEDKVYVTPFWVLDSITHMQVMRQQKYTYVTNTVVKAQPPLPQVNVEPAVSTPPVVSG